The sequence below is a genomic window from Gossypium hirsutum isolate 1008001.06 chromosome A11, Gossypium_hirsutum_v2.1, whole genome shotgun sequence.
aatgttCATTTGAACAAATTATCcgaattaaaactacatataatttcaattattaattattaattcggTAAATTATtcgatttcgaaccgaattaaccaacaACCAAACTTCTAAAAAATCACTAATCGTCCTCCGACTGAATTAGATTGGTTAACCGACTGATTAACCGAATTAGATCAGTTCGGTCGGCTAATTTAGTATTAATCGAAATTTGAACACCCCTAGATTGAACTATGTTGAACAAAATCAAAGATCGAATTGGTCGCACctttgaaaaaaatacaaaaaaaaaaggtttttaatCGCTTTTTGACTGATTCAATATTTATTCACTTTTCTACATCTATCATATTATaaattcaatctttttttattCCTTGATTTTAGGGGATCGTAAAGGAGAAGATACAAAAGGTTTAGGTAGAATTACCAATGATTGAAGGCTTCCTCGCAACATTTCTAGCACTTTAGTCATTGAAGGTCGATCAGAGGGGTCACATTGAATGCACCAAAGGCTCACCATAATCAACTTGTTTGTTATTTCTTGTTCCTCTTCAACTATTACTCCTTTGAGATTCAAGTCCATAGATTGATCAAGATGCTCATAAATCCATGATGGAAAATACACTTCACTGGTTTGAGACACTCCAACATCAATGTTTTTTCTTCCTCCCACCATTTCAAGGACCATCATTCCATAGCTATAGGCATCTGATTTATAAGAAACTCCGCCAAAGTTTCGACAAAACACTTTTGGAGCAATATATCTGATTGTTCCTCTTGCACAAGCCATGGAAATTATACTCTCTTTTCTTTCACATAACTTAGACAAACCGAAATCAGATATTCTGAGACAAAAGTCCTTGTCGAAGTGCAAGATCCTTTTGTTGCAACCTTGATGCAAGTATTCGAGCCCTCTAGCAATGCCAAGTGCAATGTCGTACAAAGTTTTCCACTCCAATTGACGACTTTGATTATTTGATCCTTGACTATAAATGAACTTGTCCAAAGCATGAGGCATGAATTCATAAATCAAAGCTCTCTTCGATTTCTCGAAAAAAAAACCAAGTAAAGTCACTATATTAACGTGAGAAGTTCTACTAATACTAGctatttcattcataaaataTTCTCCATTTCCCTTAGATTCATTTAGGACTTTAATTGCGACAAAACGGTCTTCAGACATTTTTCGTTTATATACTTTATCATATCCTCCTTGACCTAAATTATCATGAAATTTATTTGTCATTAATATCGCTTTGGTGCAAATGTACCAAATTTTTTCATAAATGCCTCAATTGTTGCTTTGTCTCCTTGGGAATGAATTGACAATAATTTTGTTTTGAACCTCAAGACAATGAAGCTTACTGATACAATAGCAACAACGGTTGCACCAACTGTCAATCCTGTTATATACATGAATGAAGATTAATAGGGTAAATTAAGTTCTCCACATCTATTAATTTCacaatataatttaaaatgatattttgaataAATTCTGTACgtatagttaataaattatatgataaCCCCATTACTTGCATTTCTTGGAAAATTGTTTATCTTGTTTTGCAGTGAcatcaaatattaattaataaagagaattttgttagaaataataaaacttTTGTTCATTAATTATGACCCATTAAATTGGTTCATACCTATGATTAGTTTGAGCTGCAACTTGGAACTGGACCCTGTAAATACAATTTACAGCAAAAATCAATACAGTGGATACTCTtcaattttaatcatttaataattccAATTCAACTGAAACAGGTTTAGAAGAACAATATGAGAGAGATTCACTGACAAATTTCAACTGTCGAaactttcctttttatttaaaatttttaaatttaatgaaaatacgggtggatcgacttttgaaaaacagaaatgtggagtcgccaccgatccttttgttttggtgtgatcgggtAACCTAAGAacttggttattttaataaacatttgtgatctactaaaacaacgattctggtctacgaaaaatttagaaaacgggctcgggagtcggttacgcatgaggaaggattagcaccctcactacgcccaaaattggtaccaaatcgattaaatactgtccttatgtctaaaattaaaaatgtttttgaaatgtggtttttttttataacagttgaataacccgagttgatTGTCAAAATCTTCTTGTTCGACGtccgaaaatttataatttgaaaatcacgaaaggatgctcaactatttagtccaacgaaaaatcaaaacccagcacagtagggcacgattatTCAAATTCTCAAACATCGATCATTGCCTCACTTTGGgaaaatacgagtgaaattccAGAGAGATATTCAATTATTTTGGACAGACGGgagattgcaacccagcacgatagggcactattccccgaaCTGCCAAACATCGAACACTTCTTTCGTTTTAAAGGGTTTTTAGAAAATGTGAATGAAACTTCGAAGGGATCTTCGATTGTTTAGGGCGAATGAAAAaacgcaacccagcacgatatgGCACAattctcaaatcgccaaacatcgaacatcctttgttttgaaaggtttttaataaacatgagtgaaaacctaaaggaatattcgattgttttgagtaaacgagaaatcacaacccagcacgatagggcatgattcccgaattgtcaatcaccgaatattgccttcgttttaaatgatttttagaaGACATGCGTGAAATTTTggagggatatttgattattttaagcaaacgagaaattgcaacccaacacgttagggcacgattccacgaattgccaaatatcgcaCATCGCCTccattttaaagaatttttaaaaggcatgagtgaaattttgaagggatattcgattattttcagcaaacgcgaaattgcaacccaatacgttaaggcactattccgcgaattgccaaatatcaaatctagtcttcgttttaaagaatttttaagtGAATACTTATAAACTAACTTAAAACGTATTAATGCAATTTTTGAAATGAaacgaaattaatcataaaatttggattttataaaaccacatttcgAAAATCAAAAGGAAAACGATGAATGGGGtaatatgtacatataaaataCGACAATAGAAGAGTGGAGGCAATacgatttatttgaccaactaaCAAACACTTACAACTAAGCACAATTAACTTGGAAATATAGCTCAATCTCAATCATGCATGGAGAATAATTAACATGGCAATATAAaataatgaacaaataaataatgcAATGATAACATGCATGGGAAATAATTTAcatacaataaaataaagaaaataatactACAACAATACAACACCACAAAACAATACATAAAAATGTGCCAAAATGACGTGCATAGcatgatataaaataattaacGCAAGATGGAAAAAGAGGAACAACATAACAATTAGAAGCCAATGTggtataaaatgattttaaaatagtGACGAATAAATGAACACATAAAATATAGGTTGACCAATTTGCATAAAAAGTAAGgatatataattattgaaatagatattatagtggaaatttgaatcaaattgcATGTAAAATGTTTTAGacacaaattcatttaaaaatcgaCAACGTACATGATAATAATGTATATAATATGAAAGAATAATAAAGATATATGACAAGTTATAATACACTAAATagatttataaaacatatatacataaatgactttttaaaaataattatttgtaaaaacatagaaatacctacaagcttaaattaattttataacaagTCGTATAATGGACTTAagaacatgcttatatatatatatatatataaagaagacTACATGTATGAAACACATGgatttaataatatatagatcaaatgTAGGTatcaataaatatacatatataaataatgatTACTTAGAAGATATATTACGTAGGACTATATAATGAAATACAagaaaaaatttgagaaatcatatgtataaaataatatagggttaataatatatatacgaaataagttaattttaatatatataaaaaaaatatgctcATATGTACAAAGTATGTTTTTTTTAGGAGTATCTAGTTAAAAATgaccatatacatataaaaaagaaaaataatttaaatgacatatacaccatatatatatataaaaggattgAATATgaggataaaatataaatatgtatataaaaatatattgtgcATATATAGTTCATGGCAAgactagtttttttttatattctatatattattaattCTACGTTACTTTACATACATAATTCCTTTTAAACCTACTTGTATATGAATAAAATGaagtaatatataatttttttttaaaacaatatgataaaagaaaactttaaaataaagactttataaaaaaaaggggGTAATATTATCATGTTAATTCAAAAAAAGTATGTATGTACATGTATAGAAAGTATTaagttgataaaaaaaattatagaccATGTAAATCAAATGGACtcaattaaaatacaattaaaatgaatgggctaatttataaataaaataatcaaaagagGGCCAACGTGTGATGCGCGTCAATGTAAAAGGATTAGAACTGGAAATAACCCAAGTTCTAAAACGCAGAGCAGAGACACGGACCAAAGCGCATACACACACAAATTACAGGGCTAATTTTAAAACACAAGGTAGGCAAATTGGACGCAAATTGAAGGCTGTGCGCAAGGGGAAGGACTTGTTGCATAAATAGACCATTTTAGGCGCAAAAGGCTCCCCCCACCCTTCTTACACGGTACTGTTTTGCTTAATATTTGAAACTAAAAGCCATTGAATGGCAGCTTACTATTCCCCTTTTTTTTCGCCATAAGCAGCAGACCCAATTCTTAGGGTTTCAACACAACAAATTTTGGGGTTTTCCCATCCCCCTATTTGATCATTCGACTGCCCCATTCCACCATTGAAATTGATGGATGGTGGCTCCCCATGGAGTCGTTTCATTCTCCTACTCTAAGCCTCACCTCGAAAGGTAAGATTTTTAGCCCGAAAACCCATCTCAAGCTTTGATTTCGACGAAGAAGAGATGGTCCCCGATGGCTCGTTTGAAGGTATgcttccttttttattattttatgcagAAAACATATGAAACACGAAAGGAAGATGAAACAGatgcaaaaaaaagaagaaacacaAGGCGCTCGAAAAAAAAATCACCTTCTAGTTCTATTCTGATTTCTCTCTATTGCGGATTGCGTAAATGTCTGTTTTTTTGTGTAACCGATTATAAGGATTAAAATTTTGGCTTTATAGccagagaaaaaaagaaaatcaaaataaaaaatacaatatttctCTTTTGTTTGCATTCGCTGCTGTTCTGCCTCGTTTGTTTGCAGGTACGGAGGTATGGAGCCAGCTGTGGGGATATGTGGCACTCAACGTGGGGTGTACGGAGGCGTTGAAGGCGGTCGTACGGCGCGAGGGCTAAGGCTCGTCTGCGGTTGAGGCGCAAATGTGAggaggaaaccctagggtttctttgTTTAGGCATTTAGGCTTATTGGGCCTATTTTTGGGTCAGGTCTAGGTTTAGTCATTGGGCTTGTGACTTGGGTCTTGggttttaattttgggtttagggtcatgtattaattttaggttttggacTGTAAAAGGGACTTTTAATTAATGGTCTGTttcatttattgtatttttttgtgttttggttTCTTCTTCGGGCCCGAGCAAATCGGCCTatttacaactgcccctctttgctcattgttgtgtaatgagaatagagcaaagacttcaaaGAAGGCCAATTTTGTCCGGTTTTGCGAAACCATGATTTCTTTGGTGCTTCTTTTCTTCAGGTAACTTCGATATGCTCCACTGCAGCTTTAGGGAGACCCGGTTCATGTGTTTTtatcctgctctactgcaacttcagagagataaggattgtgacttcgatctgctccactacaacttcagagagacaagatCTTGCAATCTCTGGCCTGTtgccctactacttagggggttaaggctcgtTCTCTTCGATTTGCTCTACTGGATACgagatctgcaatcttcagcctactccactacaattTTTAGGGAGCCAGGTCGGTGGCGTAAACCTGCTTCACTGCAACATCAGGAAGCCTAGATTTACCGTCtttgatctgttccactgcaatctcagggaaacaagatctacaatcttcaacctactccactacaactttagggagctaggttggtggcttaaatctgcctCACTGCAATCTCAGGAAGCctagattcaccgtcttcgatctgctccactgtaactttagggaaatGAGATCTAAAATTTCAACTTACTCCACTACCACTTTAGGGAGCTAGGGTGATGGCtcaaatctgcttcactgcaaacTCAGGAAGCctagattcaccgtcttcgatctgctccactgcaacttcagggaatcAAGATCTAaaatttcaacctactccactacaactttagggagctaggtTGGTGGCtcaaatctgcttcactgcaatcTCAGAAAGCctagattcaccgtcttcgatctgctccactgcaacttcagggaaacgaGATCTAaaatttcaacctactccactacaattTTAGGGAGCTAGGGTGATGGCtcaaatctgcttcactgcaaacTCAGGAAGCctagattcaccgtcttcgatctgctccactgtaacttcagggaaacGAGATCTAAAATTTccacctactccactacaactttagggagctaggtTGGTGGCTCCCAtctgctttactgcaacttcaggaagttaagattcaccgtcttcgatttgcttcactgcaacttcagggaaacaaGATCTGTAGGATTCACCAATATTGTTACACCGTCTTCTAAAGACATGATTTGTAGAATTGGTTTCCTATATCTGtgtatgccaaataattagggtgccatgatcaaaatgaatccaATGCCCCTGACTATACGTGGTGTTTATGTCAAGTAATTAaaatgctatgatcgaaatgaatcaagtgctcctaactaaatgaatgattatgaatgtagaaatgtTATGAGAGTGATTCCTTTTTAAACGCTTAAGGTATCATTGCTCATAATTCATCTGGGTTCCATCATTGATGTTCTATCGCGTCTTCTTGCTTAGCCGTTATCTCTGacagaaaatttgaagaaatagtcATAATTTGGACTACTCTTTTCTCAATGTTTTCCAACTTTGAACCTGGTTAGTCCTGACTAGTGGCCCTGTTTCAGGTctttgtactatttagaaactttccagagtaatatgcataactttttttatgtgaatattataagtCCAAAAATCATGATTTCAACAAAGATGCTCGAAAGAGATTATCATAATGGAcaaatggaattttattaagCAAAATTTGATGTGAATACATAGGATAATGAATCTTGATAAGGTGAAAAATAGAATGAGAAAAAGGTgcccccagatatcgcagcacgagCTTCACTATTCTAATTCCTCAAAGGCTCTTTCGAACCAAATGTGTGTTCAGGAGATCCCTCGTATTTTTTTGATGCTCCAAGGTGTAATGTTCTCCTGTCTTGCTGATTTCGGgaggacaagactaccacatgccctatatttaaaatttgaaccgCCCGTTTTCGcgttttcaactcaaaaacccctttggtctcaaagtgccctttgcgggttttcaccttggcctcttctttttttttgaatgccctttgtgggttttcactttggcccccTCTTCTTTAGGTAAAatacttcttgactgaatctgaatttacaggatttgGCAAGTTTCTACCATCCATCTCGGCTAGAATCAATGCTCCTCCGGaaaaagctttcttcaccacgtaaggcccctcccaattaggcatccattttcctcgAAAATTTttctgtatgggaaggatctttttcaaaaccaagtctccatcatggaattctctagggtgaacctttttgtcataagcccgcataattcgtttttggtacatctgaccatgacggatagctcttagtctcttttcctcaatcaagttcaattgatcgtatcgagactggatccattctgcttcatccaaatTTAACTCCGACAACACTCGAAGAGACGAGATCTCGACTTTGATTGGCAACACTGCCTCTATTCCGTAGACTAAAGAGAAAGTCGTTGCCCCAGTTGAGGTTATGACTGATGTTCGATAAGCAAATAGGGCaaacggtaacttctcatgccaatctctgtaaGTCTTGGTcatcttccccacaatcttcttaatgtttttattggctgcttccactgccccattcatcttcgggcgatatggcgacgagttgtggtgtctgatcttgaattgactgcagacttctgctatcgtactattgttcaggtttaatgcattgtcagattTGATCCTCTCTGGCATTCCGTACCGATATATGATCTCCTTCTTTAGAAATTTACTCACTGCCGACTTTGTAACACTAGCAtacgaagcagcctctacccatttggtgaagtagtcgataaccacaaagatgaactgatgcccattggaagctttcggggatattggtccaatcacatccatgccccacatagagaatggCCATGGGGAAACTATGACATGCAgcggtgaaggaggcacatgaattttgtctccgtagatttggcacttatggcatcTCTTGGCGTAATTgacacagtctccttccatggtggaccaatagtacccgAATATCATAATTTActtggccattgtaaaaccattagcgtgtgtcccacagACGTCTTCATGGACTTCTTTCAAGATTTTCTTAGCTTCTACAacgtctacacatcttaatagcacttgatcctttctccttttgtataggatctccccatctaagatgTAGTCGATGGCCAATCTTCTCagcgttcttttgtcattcttgCTTGCTTGGTCCGGGTATTTACGATTCTTCACGTATTGCAATATAtcgtgataccaagggtgatctTCTTTTTCTTCGCCTTCTCCAATATTATAACAGTGGGCTGGAGTTTCATAAATGCTCATCCGGATGGGTTTgacatcttcttgtttgttcaccttgatcatggaagCTAAGGTAGCCAAAGCATCAGTCATCTGACTTTCGTCTCGTGGAAGGTAGTGGAAGGTAATGTCCTCAAACTTTTTAACCAATTCCAAGACTAGTTTTCGATAATCGATCAACTTGGGGTCTCCGGTCTCCCATTCTctcttgagttgataaatcactagcgcaGAATCCCCACACACCTCTAGCATTTTAATCTTGCGTTCTATGGCTGCACAGAttcccatgatgcacgcttcgtattctgccatgttGCAATTGAAATCCAATTTACTGATGAATGTATAACGATCTCTATTTGGGGacaccaagactgccccaattccattacccacagcatttgacgCCCCATCGAAGTTCAGTTTCCAATGAAGTTTTTCTGGATCACCTTTTCCAGCGGTCGCAACAACGTTAGGTCTTCATTCGGAAAGTTGAAGTTCAGAGGCTCGAAGTCTTCCAAAGCTCTACTGGCcaaaaaatctgctattgcacttccttttactGCTTTCtagttcacatagactatgtcaaattcggaAAGTAGAAtatgccatcgggccatccttctattcaaagctgttgactccatcatatactttaaagggtccaattttgagatgagccaagtggtgtgatacaacatatactgcctcaaccttcgggttgtccaaattagggcacaacacaacttctctatCGGCGAGTACCTTATTTTGCATTCCGTGAACTTTTTACTAAGATAGTAAATAGCTTTTTCCTTCTTTTCCGACTCATCGTGCTGACCTAGTATGCATCTcatagaattctcaaatactgccagaTACAGTATCAATGGCTTATCGGGGTTAGGTGGCATTAGCACTGGAGCGTTGGATAAGTACTGTTTGACCTTGTCAAAAGCCCTTTGGCATTCTTTATCCCATTCACCTTGGTTGTGTTTCTTGATGAGGCGAAAgacagggtcacatttctcggttaattgcgaaataaaccgagcgatgtaatttaatttTCCTAAAAAGCCTCGAACCTCTTTCTGAGTACGCGGCGGAAataactcttgtatggctttgactttgtCTAGATCGATCTTGatccctttttcactgaccaCGAATTCGAGAAGCTTTCCAGACTTGGCTCTGAAGGTACATTTTACCGGGTTGAGTTTTAGCTGAAATTTCCTCAGTCTCAAGAATAATTTTCTCAGGACTTGTATGTGCTCCTTCTCTGTTCGAGACTTagcgatcatatcatcgacataaacctcaatctctttatgcatcatgtcatggaacagggttaccatggctctttgataagttgcccccgcattcttcagtccaaacggcatcactttgTAGCAGAACGTGCCTCACATGGTTACAAATATGGTCttctccatgtcttcaggatgcatcttgattTGGTTATATCcggagaaaccgtccatgaatgAAAACAGTGAGTGTCCCGCCGTGTTGTCCACTAGGGTGTCGATATGAGGTAGTGGGAAATTGTCCTTCGGACTGGCCttgttcaaatctctgtagtccacacacattcgcacttttctatctttcttagggacagggacgatgttggctacccaatttgagtattttaccacctttaagaatccagcgtcgaacTGCTATCggtccttttcttttatttttagtaagACGTTAGGCCTCATTCTTCGGAGTTTTTGCTGAATTGGCTTACATTCTTCTTTTATAGGGAGTCGGTGCACCACGATGTCAGTGTACAACCTAGggatatcttggtatgaccatgcgaagacatatttgaattcttgaagtaattcaATG
It includes:
- the LOC107911010 gene encoding PR5-like receptor kinase, which translates into the protein MTNKFHDNLGQGGYDKVYKRKMSEDRFVAIKVLNESKGNGEYFMNEIASISRTSHVNIVTLLGFFFEKSKRALIYEFMPHALDKFIYSQGSNNQSRQLEWKTLYDIALGIARGLEYLHQGCNKRILHFDKDFCLRISDFGLSKLCERKESIISMACARGTIRYIAPKVFCRNFGGVSYKSDAYSYGMMVLEMVGGRKNIDVGVSQTSEVYFPSWIYEHLDQSMDLNLKGVIVEEEQEITNKLIMVSLWCIQCDPSDRPSMTKVLEMLRGSLQSLVILPKPFVSSPLRSPKIKE